The following proteins come from a genomic window of Flavobacterium crocinum:
- a CDS encoding GNAT family N-acetyltransferase, with product MEIQQINDTRRGYFEAVEDGKEAGKMTYTWAGDSKFIIDHTEVSPDFNGKGVGKKLVLAAVDYARANNVKIIPLCPFAKSVFDKVEEIRDVLFS from the coding sequence ATGGAAATTCAACAAATAAACGATACAAGAAGAGGCTATTTTGAAGCCGTAGAAGATGGAAAAGAAGCAGGGAAAATGACGTATACCTGGGCGGGAGATTCCAAATTTATAATTGATCATACAGAAGTAAGTCCTGATTTTAACGGAAAAGGTGTTGGTAAAAAATTAGTTTTAGCCGCTGTAGATTATGCCAGAGCTAATAATGTAAAAATTATTCCGCTTTGTCCTTTTGCAAAAAGTGTTTTTGATAAGGTTGAGGAAATTCGTGATGTACTTTTTTCTTGA